A window of Apium graveolens cultivar Ventura chromosome 8, ASM990537v1, whole genome shotgun sequence contains these coding sequences:
- the LOC141679405 gene encoding uncharacterized protein LOC141679405, which translates to MVRSLFRKILASFSSEDDSDVEIKEAYGHVSNHHEIRQRLKFIRRDHNMGNERLFRDYFAENPVYPSNLFRRRFHMSRPLFLRILREVESFEPYFVQRRDNDGRIGLTSMQKVITTLRMLAYEVTGDFMDEYIRISETTAMESLKKFTETLVSVFSNEYLRSPNANDTIRLLDIAEQQGFLCMLGSIDCMH; encoded by the coding sequence ATGGTTCGATCATTGTTTCGTAAAATATTGGCATCTTTTTCATCGGAAGATGATAGCGATGTCGAAATTAAGGAGGCTTATGGGCATGTATCAAATCATCATGAAATTAGGCAACGTCTTAAGTTTATTCGGCGTGATCATAACATGGGGAACGAACGTTTATTTCGTGATTATTTTGCAGAGAATCCGGTGTATCCATCAAATCTATTTCGAAGAAGATTTCATATGAGTCGTCCGTTATTTCTTCGTATTTTAAGAGAGGTAGAGTCATTTGAGCCGTATTTTGTGCAGAGAAGAGATAATGATGGACGAATTGGTTTAACTTCTATGCAAAAAGTAATCACGACACTTAGAATGCTTGCCTATGAAGTTACAGGAGATTTTATGGATGAGTACATTCGTATAAGTGAAACCACAGCAATGGAGAGTCTCAAAAAGTTCACTGAGACTTTAGTTAGTGTCTTCTCCAATGAGTATTTGAGGTCTCCTAATGCTAATGATACTATCCGATTACTTGATATTGCTGAACAACAAGGATTTCTGTGTATGCTTGGAAGCATTGACTGCATGCACTAG